Proteins from a single region of Phycisphaeraceae bacterium D3-23:
- a CDS encoding aldo/keto reductase: protein MRYLTLGRTGLDVSIAGLGCGGHSRLGTAYGKDMQHAASIVRLAVEQGVNLIDTARTYQTEPAVALALKDLDRDKLILSTKAGLWPAEKGDPPIDAAEFENRLNTSLQNLGVETIDLYHVHGLLHDQIDHLLDSIMPVLHRAKAAGKIRFLAVSEVFQRDPSHQTLPALMERCDDFDVMMVGFNVLNPCARRHVLPKTVKRNIGVEVMFAVRNAMSNPEHLRTTVAELIEAGKVDADAVDANDPLGFLVDDETPTVMDAAYRFCAHEPGCHAILFGTGNPDHLRDNIASINKPPLSQAKRGQLEAIFGGVDTVSGN from the coding sequence ATGCGTTACCTAACCCTCGGCCGAACGGGCCTCGACGTCTCCATTGCCGGGCTCGGCTGCGGCGGGCACTCGCGCCTGGGCACGGCCTACGGCAAAGACATGCAACACGCCGCGTCGATCGTCCGGCTGGCCGTCGAGCAGGGCGTCAACCTCATCGACACCGCGCGGACCTACCAGACCGAGCCGGCCGTGGCGCTCGCGCTGAAGGACCTCGACCGCGACAAACTCATCCTCTCGACCAAGGCCGGGCTCTGGCCCGCGGAAAAGGGCGACCCGCCGATCGATGCGGCCGAGTTTGAAAACCGGCTGAACACCTCGCTCCAAAACCTCGGCGTCGAAACGATCGACCTCTACCACGTCCACGGCCTGCTCCACGACCAGATCGACCACCTGCTCGACAGCATCATGCCCGTCCTGCACCGCGCCAAGGCCGCGGGGAAGATCAGGTTTCTCGCGGTCAGCGAGGTCTTCCAGCGCGACCCGAGCCATCAGACGCTGCCGGCGTTGATGGAACGCTGCGACGACTTCGACGTCATGATGGTCGGTTTCAACGTGCTCAACCCGTGCGCCCGCCGGCACGTCCTCCCCAAGACGGTCAAGCGCAACATCGGCGTCGAGGTGATGTTCGCGGTGCGCAACGCGATGTCGAACCCCGAGCACCTGCGCACCACCGTGGCCGAGCTGATCGAAGCGGGCAAGGTCGATGCGGACGCGGTCGATGCCAACGACCCGCTGGGTTTTCTCGTTGACGACGAGACGCCGACCGTGATGGACGCGGCGTACCGCTTCTGCGCGCACGAGCCGGGCTGTCACGCGATCCTGTTCGGCACGGGCAACCCCGACCATCTGCGCGACAACATCGCGTCGATCAACAAGCCCCCGCTGTCACAAGCGAAGCGCGGCCAGCTCGAAGCGATCTTCGGTGGGGTGGATACCGTGTCGGGGAACTGA
- a CDS encoding YraN family protein, with amino-acid sequence MKSLLHWLAGRLRTEAGPGPRGERAAERYLRKRKYKTLARNLRSKLGEIDLLMLSPDRRCVVLVEVKSAENRTTAILPEHRVGPKKQRKLTALAYKLKQQHKLDGLGIRFDVVGVDLRDGERPEVRHYEGAFEAAW; translated from the coding sequence ATGAAATCACTGCTGCATTGGCTCGCGGGTCGGCTTCGGACCGAGGCCGGGCCGGGCCCGCGCGGGGAGCGCGCGGCCGAGCGCTACCTGCGCAAACGTAAGTATAAAACCCTTGCGCGCAACCTCCGCAGTAAGCTCGGCGAGATCGACCTACTCATGCTCAGTCCCGACCGCAGGTGCGTCGTGCTTGTCGAGGTCAAGTCCGCCGAGAACCGCACGACTGCGATCCTCCCCGAGCACCGCGTGGGCCCGAAGAAGCAGCGCAAGCTCACCGCGCTGGCGTACAAACTCAAACAACAACACAAGCTCGACGGGCTGGGCATCCGCTTCGACGTCGTCGGCGTCGACCTGCGCGACGGCGAGAGGCCCGAGGTCCGGCACTACGAAGGCGCGTTCGAGGCGGCGTGGTGA
- a CDS encoding Holliday junction branch migration DNA helicase RuvB translates to MATERIISADAASPREEQFNLALRPQSLAEYVGQPALTNKLSITLQAVRQRGEPMEHVLLHGPPGLGKTTLAHIIANEMGTHLTVTAGPALTKPGDLVGLLTKLQPRDVLFIDEIHRLPIALEEYLYSAMEDFKIDVQIDSGMHAKTITLPVQPFSLIGATTRAGLLSGPMRSRFGLNHNLEFYSEADLLSILLRSAGLLGMDSGRGPGAKGPRGQVGEPGMGKTQHSAPGPLSPLAPTLSTIAARSRGTPRIANRLLRRVRDYAQVKHDNQLSPVIVDEALQLEGVDALGLDELDRKYLRCIAEIYEGGPVGLEAVAATLGDDSGTLEQAVEPYLLQLGFLARTRKGRQLTRTGAEHLGVKLRTNEEGDAAGLF, encoded by the coding sequence ATGGCCACCGAGCGCATCATCTCCGCCGACGCCGCCTCCCCGCGCGAGGAGCAGTTCAACCTCGCGCTGCGCCCGCAGTCGCTCGCCGAGTACGTCGGCCAGCCGGCACTCACCAACAAACTCTCGATCACCCTTCAGGCCGTGCGCCAGCGCGGCGAGCCGATGGAACACGTCCTGCTCCACGGCCCGCCAGGGCTGGGCAAAACCACCCTCGCCCACATCATCGCCAACGAGATGGGCACCCACCTCACCGTCACCGCCGGGCCCGCACTCACCAAGCCCGGCGACCTCGTCGGGCTCCTCACCAAGCTCCAGCCCCGCGACGTCCTGTTCATCGACGAGATCCACCGCCTGCCGATCGCGCTCGAAGAGTACCTCTACTCCGCGATGGAGGACTTCAAGATCGACGTGCAGATCGACAGCGGCATGCACGCCAAAACCATCACGCTCCCCGTCCAGCCGTTCAGTCTGATCGGCGCAACCACTCGCGCAGGCCTGCTCTCCGGCCCGATGCGCAGCCGGTTCGGGCTCAACCACAACCTCGAGTTCTACAGCGAAGCGGACCTGCTGAGTATCCTGCTGCGTAGCGCCGGATTGCTTGGGATGGACAGTGGGAGGGGCCCAGGGGCTAAGGGGCCCAGGGGACAAGTGGGGGAACCGGGGATGGGAAAGACGCAACACTCGGCCCCTGGGCCCCTTAGCCCCTTGGCCCCTACTCTATCCACCATCGCCGCCCGCTCCCGCGGCACCCCGCGCATCGCCAACCGCCTGCTCCGCCGGGTCCGCGACTACGCGCAGGTCAAGCACGACAACCAACTCTCACCTGTGATCGTCGACGAAGCGCTCCAACTCGAAGGCGTCGATGCGCTGGGCCTGGACGAGCTCGACCGCAAGTACCTCCGCTGCATCGCGGAAATCTACGAGGGCGGGCCCGTCGGACTCGAAGCCGTCGCCGCCACGCTCGGCGACGACTCGGGCACCTTAGAGCAGGCCGTCGAGCCGTACCTGCTGCAGCTCGGCTTCCTCGCACGCACCCGCAAGGGCCGACAACTCACCCGCACCGGCGCGGAACACCTCGGGGTTAAGCTGCGTACGAATGAGGAGGGCGACGCGGCGGGATTGTTCTAG
- the aroE gene encoding shikimate dehydrogenase produces MTQLCVPIFVYDTDTARADVARAAHEGADLVELRIDPWLDRHENTDASAEGLVELIRASPLPCIVTCRPAWEGGLFDGDDADRISLIEHLGTACAGHGPAYFDVELAAYQRSANLRQKIHLVADHPGQEQPRERGAGLILSSHDFEQRPSDLLRRVADMAEQEGCRVVKVAWYARSLRDNLEAFELLAAKHKPTIALCMGEFGLPSRVLAKKFGALLTFASLGEDEETAPGQPTIRQLKQRYRWDHIGQATKVYGVIGDPVAHSMSPAIHNAGFDAAGYDGVYLPLRIPPEYEHFKATADAWLNDPRLDFRGASVTIPHKQNLLRFVEEFGGEVEPLAARIGAANTLHKRDDGTLYAGNTDYAALLDAVCDARSMSRQELDGDSVGIIGAGGAARAAVAAFSAYHCNVHIYNRSLDKAQALAESFDQEAHPLDELGGSVHDILINCTPVGMHPHVDVSPIDLTHRTSDLEQPPLVFDTIYNPHETRLLRDAKALGCKTIPGLEMFVRQAATQFELWTGHDAPIDMFRQVVLDRMTG; encoded by the coding sequence ATGACCCAGCTCTGCGTCCCGATCTTTGTCTACGACACCGACACCGCCCGCGCCGATGTCGCGCGCGCTGCTCACGAAGGCGCGGACCTCGTCGAGCTGCGCATCGACCCCTGGCTGGACCGGCACGAGAACACCGACGCCTCGGCCGAAGGGCTGGTGGAGCTCATCCGCGCGAGCCCGCTGCCGTGCATCGTGACATGTCGGCCCGCGTGGGAAGGGGGGCTGTTCGACGGCGATGACGCGGACCGCATCTCGCTGATCGAGCACCTGGGCACCGCCTGCGCCGGGCACGGGCCGGCCTACTTCGATGTCGAGCTCGCGGCTTATCAGCGCTCGGCGAACCTTCGGCAAAAGATCCACCTCGTCGCCGACCACCCCGGCCAGGAACAGCCGCGCGAGCGCGGAGCGGGGCTGATCCTCTCGTCGCACGACTTCGAGCAAAGGCCCAGCGACCTGCTGCGCCGCGTCGCGGACATGGCCGAGCAGGAGGGCTGCCGGGTGGTGAAGGTCGCGTGGTATGCGCGCTCGCTGCGCGACAATCTGGAGGCGTTTGAGCTGCTTGCTGCAAAGCACAAGCCGACGATTGCGTTGTGCATGGGGGAGTTCGGGCTGCCCTCGCGTGTGCTGGCGAAAAAGTTCGGCGCACTGCTGACGTTCGCGTCGCTGGGCGAAGACGAAGAGACCGCGCCGGGCCAGCCGACGATCAGGCAGCTCAAACAGCGCTACCGCTGGGACCACATCGGCCAAGCGACGAAGGTCTACGGCGTCATCGGCGACCCCGTCGCCCACTCGATGTCGCCCGCGATCCACAACGCCGGGTTCGACGCGGCCGGCTACGACGGCGTGTACCTCCCGCTGCGCATCCCGCCCGAGTACGAACACTTCAAGGCGACGGCCGATGCCTGGCTCAACGACCCGCGCTTAGACTTCCGCGGCGCATCGGTCACGATCCCGCACAAGCAGAACCTGCTGCGATTTGTCGAAGAATTCGGTGGCGAGGTTGAACCCCTCGCCGCCCGCATCGGCGCGGCCAACACCCTGCACAAACGCGATGATGGCACGCTCTACGCCGGCAACACCGACTACGCCGCGCTGCTCGACGCGGTGTGCGATGCAAGGTCGATGAGCCGTCAAGAATTGGATGGCGATAGCGTGGGGATCATTGGTGCCGGTGGAGCCGCTCGCGCTGCAGTCGCCGCATTCTCGGCATACCACTGCAACGTCCACATCTACAACCGATCCCTAGACAAGGCACAAGCCCTTGCCGAGTCATTTGATCAGGAAGCCCACCCGCTTGATGAGCTGGGCGGGTCGGTTCACGACATCCTCATCAACTGCACCCCCGTCGGCATGCACCCGCACGTCGATGTGTCCCCGATCGATCTCACACACCGCACATCGGACCTCGAACAACCCCCCCTCGTCTTCGACACGATCTACAACCCCCACGAAACCAGGCTCCTCCGCGACGCGAAGGCGCTGGGCTGCAAGACCATCCCCGGCCTCGAGATGTTCGTCCGCCAGGCCGCGACGCAGTTTGAACTCTGGACCGGACACGATGCACCGATCGACATGTTCAGGCAGGTTGTTTTGGACAGGATGACAGGATGA
- a CDS encoding sigma-70 family RNA polymerase sigma factor yields the protein MPDDPALDGLSDLTDERLVVAYREGRVSALQVLVKRYEQELFHFLIRFSGNRASAEDLFQEAFLQVHLSAGTFDASKRFKPWLFTIAANKARDLLRKQKRQRAVPLSALIDATSESGSSFIDLLEAEIPLPDERADDAEIGELIRAVVDEMPDHLKEVLLLAYFNHFAYKEIADMLGIPLGTVKSRLHAAVGTFAQLWKSRYGVAYDPAQQH from the coding sequence ATGCCGGACGACCCCGCCCTGGATGGGCTGAGCGACCTGACGGATGAGCGGCTCGTCGTGGCCTACCGCGAGGGGCGGGTGTCGGCGTTGCAGGTGCTGGTCAAGCGTTACGAGCAGGAGCTGTTCCACTTCCTGATCCGCTTCTCGGGCAACCGCGCCTCGGCCGAGGACTTGTTCCAAGAGGCGTTCCTCCAAGTCCACCTCTCTGCCGGTACGTTCGACGCGAGCAAAAGGTTCAAGCCCTGGCTGTTCACGATCGCAGCAAACAAAGCGCGCGACCTGTTGCGTAAGCAGAAACGCCAGCGTGCGGTGCCGCTCTCGGCGTTGATCGATGCGACGTCGGAGTCGGGCTCGAGTTTTATCGACCTGCTTGAGGCCGAGATCCCCCTGCCCGATGAGCGGGCCGACGACGCGGAGATCGGCGAGCTGATCCGCGCGGTGGTGGACGAGATGCCCGACCACCTGAAGGAGGTCTTGCTGCTGGCCTACTTCAACCACTTTGCGTACAAGGAGATCGCCGACATGCTGGGCATCCCGCTGGGCACGGTGAAGAGCCGGCTACACGCCGCGGTCGGCACGTTCGCCCAGCTCTGGAAGTCTCGCTACGGCGTCGCGTATGACCCGGCGCAGCAGCACTGA
- a CDS encoding discoidin domain-containing protein → MTRFPARYGTAPVALAAALLSSGGALAEGLPLQNPGLDTRGARAHSQPLTGSQLPQWRVTTEDADNIIAWFGVGDAGGWGIGLTDGGVIEQTLTVPALPEGRDPANWYGLVALDTRGAGEGRGRAGVSIELIDPATGNPIGRAGGLTTQQAPADPRAGWTSSADSFNPGPNEATETARAIDGDPASYWHTQWEGAQPAHPHHYTLDLGERKHITAVTYLPRQDRATTGTIAEYVVHTSEDGERWVNVAAGTFEYAGDFKQEQTIPLRFATGARYVRLEAKSEINGEPYTSAAEVGVQTTDAEQTRDTPVEREWLYLSPARLADLAGKELVVRVSGLTDRPAVVDAVRMYRFHTTPTRRLQNKPNGQSGPDYLDAGAYGFGALIEHQHAAMTVIHVRDTGPAHDGGLRQGDCIVAINRVPLSINNANPGWQWFHEGHEATLGRAVEASFDEEVVRARRGVVELQVLRAGRPMNLRLRLTQDSAFAESFPFDDPKADAMADDLIAFIARTQRDDGSWARDQIRTTFSALALLGSRDPQYAEQIKRAMDWTLEQHSDPWAYGNLGYWKSSYGAIFAAEYYLATGDERVLPWLQRVIDWSAAGDHNSAWDRPTLGHGPGGLPYGNKSLVAPTVHLMVAESLALRCGLEANLTPVVMRTVEHAWSDPADGGHGALGYNASYKDLGEFWSRTGMLALALALRDERPDMVGPLTGIMRERFPWIRNSHAYGEPGGALGLIALSVADPDAFAHVMRELRWTFAGAWEPGHGLRFTMPHMGAPYMGEEDLVNGAYGALLSVRHHGLHITGATDTGWLSVAGIPTKLTPVTIERDAAGQVVLFTKLPGPTIRYTLDGSEPTADSLPYTEPFVLADGGLVKARAFDEVGTPGDTVSAAFGLDRSGWQVIAATGAPEPERAIEKAQRAIDGRVSVVWQTNAGKDPNAFPHHVVIDLGERVPVSAVSLVLRGEDMAPADLKISVSDTSRRFDEPAGEATFDGFERERTVQLDQPAWGRYVRLDMTTALAARPMLLIAELDILAVTPTIERQDDGTCALAAPTGFAIRYTTDGTIPTATSPVYDAPVTLEAGQPLKARCFADGYEGPVAVLDRE, encoded by the coding sequence ATGACCCGTTTCCCAGCCCGCTATGGGACTGCGCCCGTTGCCCTTGCCGCTGCTTTGTTGTCTTCGGGCGGCGCCTTGGCCGAGGGGCTCCCGCTCCAGAACCCGGGGCTCGACACCCGCGGCGCACGCGCGCACAGCCAACCGCTTACGGGCAGCCAGCTCCCGCAGTGGCGCGTCACCACGGAGGACGCCGACAACATCATCGCCTGGTTCGGCGTGGGGGATGCCGGCGGCTGGGGCATCGGGCTTACGGATGGCGGCGTGATCGAACAGACCCTCACCGTCCCCGCGCTGCCCGAGGGGCGCGACCCGGCCAACTGGTACGGGCTGGTCGCACTGGACACCCGCGGCGCAGGCGAGGGCCGCGGACGGGCAGGCGTCAGCATCGAACTCATCGACCCCGCCACGGGCAACCCGATCGGCCGGGCCGGCGGGCTCACCACCCAGCAGGCGCCGGCCGACCCGCGCGCGGGGTGGACCAGCTCGGCCGACAGCTTCAACCCCGGGCCCAACGAGGCGACCGAAACCGCCCGCGCGATCGACGGCGACCCCGCGTCCTACTGGCACACGCAGTGGGAAGGCGCGCAGCCCGCGCACCCCCACCACTACACCCTCGACCTGGGCGAACGCAAGCACATCACCGCCGTCACCTACCTGCCACGCCAGGACCGCGCGACGACCGGCACGATCGCCGAGTATGTCGTACACACCAGCGAAGACGGCGAACGCTGGGTCAACGTCGCCGCGGGCACCTTCGAGTATGCGGGCGACTTCAAGCAGGAGCAAACCATCCCGCTGCGCTTCGCGACGGGCGCGCGTTACGTCCGGCTCGAAGCCAAAAGCGAGATCAACGGTGAGCCGTACACCAGCGCCGCCGAGGTCGGCGTCCAGACCACCGACGCCGAGCAGACGCGCGACACCCCCGTCGAGCGCGAGTGGCTCTACCTCTCGCCCGCCCGGCTCGCGGACCTCGCGGGCAAGGAACTCGTCGTGCGCGTCAGCGGGCTGACCGATCGGCCGGCCGTGGTCGACGCCGTGCGGATGTACCGGTTCCACACGACGCCGACGCGGCGCTTGCAGAACAAGCCCAACGGCCAATCCGGGCCCGACTACCTCGACGCCGGGGCGTATGGTTTTGGCGCGCTGATCGAACACCAGCACGCCGCGATGACCGTAATCCACGTGCGCGACACCGGCCCCGCGCACGACGGCGGGCTGCGCCAAGGTGACTGCATCGTCGCGATCAATCGTGTGCCGCTGAGCATCAACAACGCGAACCCGGGCTGGCAGTGGTTCCACGAGGGCCACGAGGCGACGCTGGGCCGGGCGGTCGAGGCGTCGTTTGATGAGGAGGTCGTGCGGGCGCGGCGCGGCGTTGTGGAGCTGCAGGTCCTGCGCGCCGGTCGGCCGATGAACCTCCGGCTGCGCTTGACGCAGGACAGCGCGTTCGCCGAGTCGTTCCCCTTCGACGACCCCAAGGCCGACGCGATGGCGGACGACCTCATCGCATTCATTGCGCGCACGCAGCGCGACGACGGGAGCTGGGCCCGCGACCAGATCCGCACGACCTTTAGCGCTCTCGCCTTGCTCGGGTCGCGCGACCCGCAATACGCCGAGCAGATCAAACGCGCGATGGACTGGACCCTCGAACAACACAGCGACCCGTGGGCCTACGGCAACCTGGGCTACTGGAAGTCGTCCTACGGCGCGATCTTCGCGGCCGAGTACTACCTCGCCACCGGCGATGAGCGCGTGCTGCCCTGGCTCCAGCGCGTCATCGACTGGTCCGCCGCGGGCGACCACAACTCCGCGTGGGACCGACCGACGCTGGGCCACGGGCCCGGCGGACTGCCCTACGGCAACAAGTCCCTCGTCGCCCCCACCGTCCACCTCATGGTCGCCGAGTCGCTCGCGCTGCGCTGCGGGCTTGAAGCGAACCTCACCCCCGTCGTCATGCGCACCGTCGAGCACGCCTGGTCCGACCCCGCCGACGGTGGGCACGGCGCGCTGGGCTACAACGCCTCCTACAAAGACCTCGGTGAGTTCTGGTCACGCACCGGCATGCTCGCGCTCGCCCTCGCACTCCGCGACGAACGCCCCGACATGGTCGGCCCGCTCACGGGCATCATGCGCGAACGCTTCCCGTGGATCCGAAACTCCCACGCCTACGGCGAACCGGGCGGCGCACTCGGCCTCATCGCGCTCAGCGTCGCCGACCCCGACGCCTTCGCCCACGTCATGCGTGAGCTGCGATGGACCTTCGCCGGCGCGTGGGAGCCGGGCCACGGGCTCCGCTTCACCATGCCGCACATGGGCGCGCCCTACATGGGCGAAGAAGACCTCGTCAACGGCGCCTACGGCGCGCTGCTCAGCGTCCGACACCACGGCCTCCACATCACCGGCGCGACCGACACCGGCTGGCTCAGCGTCGCGGGCATCCCCACCAAACTCACGCCCGTCACCATCGAACGCGACGCCGCCGGGCAGGTCGTGCTGTTCACTAAACTGCCCGGCCCAACGATCCGCTACACGCTCGACGGCAGCGAGCCCACCGCCGATTCGCTCCCCTACACCGAGCCGTTCGTGCTGGCCGACGGTGGATTGGTCAAGGCCCGCGCCTTCGACGAGGTCGGCACGCCCGGCGATACCGTGAGCGCCGCGTTTGGGCTGGACCGCAGCGGCTGGCAAGTCATCGCCGCGACCGGCGCGCCCGAGCCGGAGCGCGCGATCGAGAAGGCCCAGCGCGCGATCGACGGCCGGGTGTCCGTCGTCTGGCAGACCAACGCCGGCAAAGACCCCAATGCCTTCCCGCACCACGTCGTCATCGACCTGGGTGAGCGCGTCCCTGTCAGCGCGGTGTCGCTCGTGCTGCGCGGCGAGGACATGGCACCGGCGGACCTGAAGATCAGTGTCAGCGACACGTCGCGCCGCTTCGATGAGCCCGCCGGTGAAGCGACATTCGACGGCTTTGAGCGCGAGCGCACCGTGCAGCTCGACCAGCCCGCCTGGGGCCGGTACGTCCGCCTCGACATGACCACCGCGCTCGCCGCACGCCCGATGCTGCTCATCGCGGAACTCGACATCCTCGCCGTCACGCCGACGATCGAGCGCCAAGACGACGGCACTTGCGCGCTCGCAGCGCCCACAGGATTCGCCATCCGCTACACGACCGACGGCACCATCCCCACCGCCACGTCACCGGTGTATGACGCGCCGGTCACACTCGAAGCCGGACAACCCTTGAAGGCCCGCTGCTTCGCCGACGGCTACGAGGGCCCGGTCGCCGTTTTGGACCGGGAGTGA
- a CDS encoding peptidyl-prolyl cis-trans isomerase, giving the protein MPTRRRYRPTAASRRAVLAGALLAPLGLVGCETWPTPSQNHRVALEDFVGDQPRPGVAPTANTPAAEPTTTDTAEQASPGDPAERRALSVDAMVGHVNGEAIYAHAILEPIDARLAAFGRQYDGDEFLQRAAAVVAGRLKEVLIDKLILAEAGSGLSDRERQGVEGMVQQRREEMLRYYGQGSLTRARRAFLADEGIEFDEALAQFREEIVVRRYLQQELLPQINVQQRDVERLYTDLCENGTYDSKDQRVIRLIMTRDAVNAQTIEARLSDGDAFADVARDDSLNQYSAATGGQFNNGEPIEGDQVMGDEAVNAAILALEQGHYAGPIVSGDRHFFVQLESFEAGLKVELRDVQAELEQRLRLEQWDALFRGFRQELWDAGGYTDPVQMTENLLDIAIARYDSAG; this is encoded by the coding sequence ATGCCTACCCGCCGACGATACCGACCCACCGCCGCGTCCCGCCGGGCCGTGCTGGCGGGCGCGCTGCTCGCCCCGCTCGGGCTCGTCGGGTGCGAGACCTGGCCCACCCCTTCGCAGAACCACCGCGTCGCGCTCGAAGATTTTGTCGGCGACCAGCCAAGGCCCGGCGTTGCACCGACCGCCAACACCCCCGCCGCCGAACCGACCACGACCGACACCGCCGAGCAGGCTTCGCCGGGCGACCCGGCCGAACGCCGGGCGCTCTCCGTCGACGCGATGGTCGGCCACGTCAACGGCGAAGCGATCTACGCCCACGCCATCCTCGAACCCATCGATGCGCGGCTCGCCGCGTTTGGCCGACAGTACGACGGTGACGAATTCCTCCAGCGCGCTGCGGCCGTCGTCGCGGGCCGTTTGAAAGAAGTCCTGATCGACAAGCTCATCCTCGCCGAGGCCGGCAGCGGGCTCAGCGACCGCGAACGCCAGGGCGTCGAAGGCATGGTCCAGCAGCGCCGCGAAGAGATGCTGCGGTACTACGGCCAGGGCTCGCTCACCCGCGCCAGGCGCGCGTTCCTCGCCGACGAAGGCATCGAATTCGACGAGGCCCTCGCGCAGTTCCGCGAAGAGATCGTCGTCCGCCGATATCTTCAGCAGGAGCTGCTCCCGCAGATCAACGTGCAGCAGCGCGACGTCGAACGGCTGTACACCGACCTGTGTGAGAACGGCACGTACGATTCGAAGGACCAACGCGTCATCCGCCTGATCATGACACGCGACGCGGTGAATGCGCAGACCATCGAAGCACGGCTCAGCGACGGCGACGCCTTCGCCGACGTCGCGCGTGACGATTCGCTCAACCAGTACAGCGCCGCGACCGGCGGGCAGTTCAACAACGGCGAGCCGATCGAGGGCGACCAGGTCATGGGCGACGAGGCCGTCAACGCCGCGATCCTCGCGCTGGAACAGGGACACTACGCGGGGCCGATCGTGTCGGGCGACCGGCACTTCTTTGTGCAGCTCGAATCATTTGAGGCGGGCTTGAAGGTCGAGCTGCGCGACGTGCAGGCGGAGCTCGAACAGCGGCTTCGGCTGGAGCAGTGGGACGCGCTGTTCCGCGGCTTCCGCCAGGAGCTGTGGGACGCGGGCGGCTACACCGATCCGGTGCAGATGACCGAGAACCTGCTGGACATCGCGATCGCCCGCTACGACAGCGCGGGGTGA